From Micromonospora nigra, one genomic window encodes:
- the purE gene encoding 5-(carboxyamino)imidazole ribonucleotide mutase, protein MSTVGLIMGSDSDWPTMKAAAEVLDEFEVPYEVEVVSAHRTPVKMIDYGRAAAGRGIKVIIAGAGGAAALPGMVASVTPLPVIGVPVPLKHLDGMDSLLSIVQMPAGVPVATVSIGNARNAGLLAVRMLGVAEPALLDRMSAYQADLEQLVAEKDAALRASLL, encoded by the coding sequence ATGAGCACCGTCGGACTGATCATGGGTAGTGACTCGGACTGGCCGACCATGAAGGCCGCCGCCGAGGTGCTCGACGAGTTCGAGGTGCCGTACGAGGTCGAGGTGGTCTCCGCGCACCGCACCCCGGTCAAGATGATCGACTACGGGCGGGCCGCCGCCGGTCGAGGGATCAAGGTCATCATCGCCGGGGCCGGTGGCGCCGCAGCCCTGCCCGGCATGGTCGCCTCCGTCACCCCGCTGCCGGTGATCGGCGTCCCGGTGCCGCTGAAACACCTCGACGGCATGGATTCGCTGCTGTCCATCGTGCAGATGCCGGCGGGCGTGCCGGTGGCCACGGTGTCGATCGGCAACGCCCGCAACGCCGGGCTGCTGGCCGTCCGGATGCTGGGCGTCGCCGAACCGGCACTGCTCGACCGGATGTCGGCCTACCAGGCCGACCTGGAGCAGCTCGTCGCCGAGAAGGACGCCGCCCTGCGGGCCTCCCTGCTCTGA